Proteins encoded by one window of bacterium:
- a CDS encoding RNA methyltransferase, with protein sequence MPLTKTELKDIQSLQTKKGRKLRKKFLAEGVRLLEEAVRHSVRPEMVCFSEAALSERGRSLVDRFQKLGIRMESLHLRQMDSIADTEETQGILATFPLPDSGLAELYRPTARRVLLCENISDPGNLGTLLRSAKAFGFELVILTGRSADPFSPKVVRASAGSIFGLSIAEAGIDELLALAIRHRICLLATDIHGLADMASVRKLTKGRGLMLAVGSEADGLSPELLENADARMRIAHATAVESLNAAVAGSILMHELYNLSE encoded by the coding sequence GTGCCACTTACCAAAACAGAACTCAAAGATATACAATCTCTACAGACCAAAAAAGGACGAAAGCTTAGAAAAAAGTTCCTGGCCGAAGGAGTACGGCTGCTCGAGGAGGCGGTGCGCCATTCGGTCCGCCCCGAGATGGTCTGTTTCTCCGAGGCGGCGCTCTCTGAGCGCGGTCGGTCATTGGTCGACCGCTTCCAGAAGCTCGGAATTCGCATGGAATCGCTCCATCTGCGCCAGATGGACTCGATCGCCGATACCGAGGAGACGCAGGGGATCCTGGCGACCTTTCCTCTCCCCGACTCCGGTCTGGCTGAACTTTACCGTCCGACTGCCCGTAGAGTATTACTGTGCGAGAATATCAGTGATCCCGGGAATCTCGGAACCCTACTTCGCTCGGCCAAGGCGTTCGGATTTGAGTTGGTGATCCTCACCGGGAGATCGGCCGACCCTTTTTCTCCCAAAGTCGTCCGGGCATCCGCCGGTTCTATTTTCGGGCTGTCAATTGCCGAGGCCGGGATCGATGAATTGCTGGCTCTGGCGATTCGCCACCGGATCTGCCTGCTGGCGACCGATATTCATGGTCTTGCCGACATGGCCAGTGTCCGAAAGCTAACCAAGGGGCGCGGATTGATGCTGGCAGTCGGTTCGGAGGCGGATGGTCTGTCGCCTGAGCTACTGGAAAATGCGGACGCGCGCATGCGAATCGCTCACGCCACCGCTGTCGAATCGCTGAATGCCGCCGTCGCCGGCTCCATCCTGATGCATGAGTTGTACAACCTTTCGGAATAG
- a CDS encoding patatin-like phospholipase family protein, giving the protein MKTGLLIIAYLVCATVLATASPDTLRIGGLRGLNPADSQTKYPILLALSGGGARGLSSIGVLKAFEERGITVAAVTGTSIGGIVGGLYACGHSPKELEKIAQTLDFNTFFANAPLRSSMFLSQRQERDRHLLSVRFDGWRPHIPQGLTAGQRLTSLLSNLTSRAIYRANGDFSKLPIPFKTITTDIVNGRMEIMDKGSLADAMRATMAFPLAFTGLEKDGMILMDGGMVAPIPVELVSQMCDSVTVVVAVNTTSPLVGRDQLLTPVDIANQVTTIMTADQLNAQLAKADIVITPPIEQYTSVDFLRKDEIIEAGYQAGKIAADSIVALVTGRQKHFYYRIAVVDVSSPDSLLVEGCRTALIGQSFTRAELVHRLKWLATTYHLFELTAVTEPAMVAEGFGNETVQEYRIRLEPHRNLPSQSTSISIDGNYSFSDSTLIAELYLPEDSITAVSLRAGLDSILEKYYTIGYDMAYINSAEVDFANNTILIDVDEAIVRRIDVDQNERSRDWMIRSYFPLEVGQPYSTKSASSGLTQIYSTDLFDRVSIVPLSQDSGAVVKISVDEKKYKQLRLGWHWDDEYQSEEFVEILDDNVMGIGMEYLLHAQYGRERQLYFGELKVNRIFRTYLTSQISLYHDRIDRATFDLDQRETGKRGEYRTGGSIRLGQHISRLGTVTGGFAVEEVEIEDIQTGSSGTFGLRLLTLESHVENFDRWPFPTSGKKHWLEVQTAGEYLGGDVEFTRLFSSIESYFQIGERLNYHPRLSIGLSRSGLPSSEQFYAGGLHSFAGFRTHQLSGDKLFLLNNELRLKLPLWLYLSVRYDMGEVYTSADQIKLRNLRHGFGMSLALDSPIGPVEFGYGTADEDNDRWYFGAGLTF; this is encoded by the coding sequence GTGAAAACTGGCCTTCTGATAATAGCTTATCTGGTCTGTGCGACAGTCCTGGCGACTGCTTCACCGGACACCCTGCGCATTGGGGGACTTCGGGGGCTGAATCCTGCGGATAGCCAGACCAAATACCCGATTCTTCTGGCCCTTTCCGGCGGAGGGGCGCGCGGATTATCGTCGATCGGTGTCCTGAAGGCGTTCGAAGAGCGGGGGATCACGGTTGCGGCGGTCACCGGAACCTCGATCGGCGGGATTGTCGGTGGTTTGTACGCCTGTGGACATTCCCCGAAAGAGCTGGAAAAGATAGCCCAGACGCTGGATTTCAACACCTTTTTCGCGAATGCACCGTTACGGTCGAGCATGTTCCTGTCGCAACGTCAGGAACGGGACCGCCACCTGCTGTCGGTCCGATTCGACGGCTGGCGCCCTCATATTCCCCAAGGACTGACCGCCGGACAGCGGTTGACCTCGCTTTTGTCGAATTTGACCAGCCGGGCTATCTACCGCGCCAATGGCGATTTCAGCAAACTCCCGATCCCCTTCAAAACCATTACGACCGACATCGTTAATGGCCGTATGGAGATTATGGACAAAGGCTCTCTCGCGGATGCCATGCGGGCGACCATGGCTTTCCCCCTGGCTTTTACCGGTTTGGAGAAGGATGGGATGATCCTGATGGATGGCGGCATGGTAGCGCCTATCCCGGTTGAGCTGGTTTCGCAGATGTGCGACTCAGTCACTGTGGTGGTGGCGGTAAATACCACCAGCCCACTAGTCGGGCGTGATCAGCTCCTGACCCCCGTTGATATCGCCAACCAGGTGACAACCATCATGACGGCCGACCAGTTGAATGCGCAACTGGCGAAGGCGGATATCGTCATCACGCCGCCTATCGAGCAATACACTTCGGTGGATTTCCTGCGTAAGGATGAGATCATAGAGGCCGGCTATCAGGCCGGAAAGATCGCCGCTGACAGCATTGTAGCCCTGGTGACTGGACGCCAGAAGCATTTCTACTACCGGATCGCCGTAGTCGATGTCTCCTCGCCGGACAGCTTGCTAGTCGAAGGGTGCCGGACGGCGTTGATCGGGCAGTCGTTTACCCGCGCGGAATTGGTGCATCGTCTGAAATGGCTGGCCACTACCTATCATCTCTTTGAACTGACGGCCGTAACCGAACCGGCGATGGTGGCCGAAGGATTCGGCAACGAAACTGTCCAGGAATATCGGATAAGATTGGAACCTCACCGGAATCTGCCGAGCCAGTCGACCAGTATCTCAATCGATGGAAACTATTCCTTTTCCGATTCTACATTAATTGCCGAACTCTATCTCCCGGAGGACTCGATCACCGCCGTATCGCTTCGTGCCGGACTTGACTCGATCCTGGAGAAGTACTACACCATCGGTTACGATATGGCATATATCAACAGCGCCGAGGTTGATTTCGCGAATAACACGATCCTGATCGATGTAGATGAAGCGATCGTCCGACGGATCGATGTCGACCAGAATGAGCGTTCGCGCGACTGGATGATCCGCTCCTATTTCCCGTTGGAGGTCGGCCAGCCCTACTCCACGAAATCGGCCTCGAGTGGGCTGACGCAGATCTATAGTACCGATCTGTTCGACCGAGTGTCGATCGTCCCGCTCTCGCAGGACAGCGGTGCCGTAGTGAAGATCTCAGTCGATGAAAAGAAGTACAAGCAACTCCGGCTCGGCTGGCACTGGGATGACGAGTACCAATCCGAGGAGTTTGTGGAGATTCTCGATGACAACGTGATGGGGATCGGGATGGAGTACCTGTTGCACGCACAATACGGGCGCGAACGGCAACTCTATTTCGGCGAACTAAAAGTGAATCGGATCTTCCGCACCTATCTCACCAGCCAGATCAGTCTGTATCATGACCGGATCGATCGTGCGACCTTTGATCTTGATCAACGAGAGACCGGCAAGCGGGGAGAATACAGAACCGGGGGATCGATCCGCCTGGGACAGCACATTTCGCGCTTGGGGACTGTGACCGGCGGATTTGCGGTGGAAGAGGTCGAAATTGAAGATATTCAGACCGGCTCCAGCGGGACCTTTGGACTGAGGTTGCTCACCCTCGAGTCGCATGTGGAGAATTTCGATCGCTGGCCATTCCCCACCAGCGGCAAAAAGCATTGGCTGGAAGTTCAGACGGCCGGAGAGTATCTGGGCGGGGATGTTGAGTTCACCCGGTTATTTTCGTCGATCGAATCATACTTCCAGATCGGTGAACGACTGAATTACCATCCGCGCTTGTCGATCGGTCTCTCGCGCTCGGGCCTGCCTTCCTCTGAGCAGTTTTATGCCGGGGGATTACACTCCTTCGCCGGATTCCGCACCCACCAGTTGTCCGGAGACAAACTCTTCCTTTTGAACAATGAACTTCGACTGAAACTGCCGCTCTGGCTTTATCTATCGGTTCGTTATGATATGGGAGAGGTGTATACATCGGCCGATCAGATCAAACTGCGCAATCTGCGCCATGGATTCGGGATGTCCCTGGCGTTGGATTCGCCCATCGGTCCGGTCGAATTCGGCTATGGCACGGCTGATGAAGATAATGATCGCTGGTATTTTGGCGCAGGGCTGACGTTCTAG
- a CDS encoding acyl-CoA dehydrogenase family protein, whose amino-acid sequence MIDFSFTDNQLAVRDMARDVAARVILPSIQEYDRAQKLNPDLLPAMRKANLLGFCIPEQYGGLGMDYISLGLASEEMEYGDTSARVILSVHIGLFSLPLLTWGSEAQKQKYLVPAAKGDKMATFGLTEPAAGSDVVGIQTTAVRQGDHYVLNGEKMWISLADVADYFFVFAWTDLEKKRNRDHSGISCFIVERAFAGVSTGSIHGKLGVRAGNTGWLAFQDVKVPAENLVHKEGSGFKIAMFCLDQGRYTVAAGSCGLIRACRDASIKYSHERKTFTQEIATHQLVKQMIANMEAGYEYSTYLWMKAGWLKNQGVRSTKATSMAKWIACREAEASAANAVQVFGAYGFSDEYPVERFYRNSKGASIYEGTREIHTLMQADYVLGLRQDTPIERDLPVVEQ is encoded by the coding sequence ATGATTGATTTTAGCTTCACCGACAACCAGTTAGCCGTCCGCGACATGGCTCGCGATGTTGCCGCGCGCGTTATTCTCCCCAGTATCCAGGAATACGACCGCGCCCAGAAGCTCAACCCGGACCTTCTTCCGGCCATGCGTAAAGCCAACCTGCTCGGGTTCTGTATTCCGGAGCAGTACGGCGGCCTCGGCATGGACTATATCTCACTCGGTCTCGCCTCTGAAGAAATGGAATACGGGGACACTTCAGCACGAGTCATTCTCTCGGTCCATATCGGCCTTTTCTCGCTCCCACTCCTCACCTGGGGGAGCGAAGCTCAAAAGCAGAAATATCTCGTTCCCGCCGCCAAGGGGGACAAGATGGCGACGTTCGGCCTGACCGAACCGGCTGCCGGATCCGATGTCGTCGGGATTCAGACCACCGCCGTCAGGCAGGGGGACCACTACGTTCTCAATGGTGAGAAGATGTGGATCTCGCTTGCCGATGTTGCCGATTACTTTTTTGTGTTTGCCTGGACTGATCTGGAGAAAAAGCGGAATCGCGATCACTCCGGCATCTCCTGCTTCATCGTCGAACGCGCCTTCGCCGGTGTCAGCACAGGCTCGATCCATGGGAAACTGGGCGTGCGCGCCGGTAATACCGGATGGCTCGCTTTCCAGGATGTCAAAGTCCCCGCCGAGAATCTGGTACACAAAGAAGGTTCCGGGTTCAAGATCGCCATGTTCTGTCTTGACCAGGGGCGTTACACTGTCGCCGCCGGTTCTTGCGGTCTAATCCGCGCCTGCCGCGATGCTTCCATCAAATATTCCCACGAGCGCAAGACCTTCACTCAGGAGATCGCCACTCACCAGTTGGTCAAACAGATGATCGCCAATATGGAAGCCGGCTATGAATACAGCACTTACCTTTGGATGAAAGCCGGCTGGCTCAAGAATCAGGGAGTTCGCTCGACGAAAGCAACCTCGATGGCGAAGTGGATCGCCTGCCGCGAGGCGGAAGCATCGGCCGCTAATGCCGTTCAGGTCTTTGGTGCGTACGGCTTCTCCGATGAATACCCGGTCGAACGCTTTTATCGCAACTCGAAGGGCGCCTCGATTTACGAGGGGACCCGCGAGATTCATACCCTGATGCAGGCCGACTATGTGCTTGGTCTTCGCCAGGACACGCCGATCGAGCGCGACCTGCCAGTTGTCGAGCAGTAA